The genomic region CAACGTAGCCACGGCCGTAGCCAAAGGCGACCTGACCCAGAAAATCACCGTGGACGTGAAGGGCGAACTGCTACAGTTGAAGCAGAACCTGAACCAGATGGTGGACTCGCTCAACCTGTTTGCCGGCGAGGTAACCCGCGTGGCGCAGGAAGTGGGCACCGAAGGCAAGCTCGGCGGCCAGGCACTGGTGCCGAACGTGAGCGGCGTGTGGAAAGACCTGACGGACAACGTAAACAACATGGCCTCGAACCTGACGCTTCAGGTACGAGACATTGCCAACGTAGCCACGGCCGTAGCCAAAGGCGACTTGTCGCAGAAGATTACCGTGGACGTGAAGGGCGAGCTGCTGCAGCTCAAGCAGAACCTGAACCAGATGGTGGACTCGCTCAACCTGTTCGCCGGCGAGGTAACCCGCGTGGCATTGGAAGTGGGCACCGAAGGCAAGCTCGGCGGCCAGGCCGACGTGCCAAACGTGGCCGGCGTGTGGAAGGAGCTGACCGACAACGTGAACAACATGGCCTCGAACCTGACGCTTCAGGTGCGGGACATTGCCAACGTAGCGACGGCCGTAGCCAAAGGCGACTTGTCGCAGAAAATCACGGTTGACGTGAAGGGCGAGCTGCTGCAGCTCAAGCAGAACCTGAACCAGATGGTGGACTCGCTCAACCTGTTTGCCGGCGAGGTAACCCGCGTGGCATTGGAAGTGGGCACCGAAGGCAAGCTCGGCGGCCAAGCGCTTGTGCCCAACGTGGCCGGCGTGTGGAAGGAGCTAACCGACAACGTAAACTACATGGCCTCGAACCTGACGCTTCAGGTACGCGACATTGCCAACGTAGCCACGGCCGTAGCCCGCGGTGACCTCAGCCAGAAAATGGCCGTGGATGTGAAAGGCGAAATCCTGGAGCTGAAGAACATTCTCAACCAGATGGTGGACTCGCTCAACATCTTCGGCGACGAAGTAACCCGCGTGGCCCGCGAAGTAGGCACCGAAGGCAAGCTCGGTGGCCAGGCCAGCGTGCCGCGCGTGTCGGGCACCTGGAAAGACCTGACCGACAACGTAAACTACATGGCCTCCAACCTGACCTCTCAGGTGCGAGACATTGCCAACGTAGCCAGCGCGGTAGCCAAAGGCGACCTGACCCAGAAGATGACGGTGGATGTGAAAGGCGAGATTCTCGACCTCAAGAACATCCTCAATCAGATGGTGGACTCGCTCAATATCTTCGCCGGCGAAGTAACCCGCGTGGCCCGCGAGGTAGGTACCGAGGGTATCCTGGGCGGCCAGGCGTCGGTGCCGAACGTGAGCGGCACCTGGAAGGACCTGACCGACAACGTAAACACGATGGCCTCGAACCTGACCTCTCAGGTGCGCGACATTGCCAACGTGGCCACGGCCGTAGCCAAAGGCGACTTGAGCCAGAAAGTGACGGTAAACGTGCGCGGCGAGCTGTTGCAGCTGAAGGAAAACCTCAACCAGATGGTGGACTCGCTCAACACCTTCGGCGACGAAGTAACCCGCGTGGCCCGCGAAGTAGGCACCGAGGGCAAGCTCGGCGGCCAAGCCGATGTACCGAACGTGCGCGGTACTTGGAAAGACCTCACCGATAACGTAAACTTTATGGCCGCCTCGCTTACCAGCCAGGTGCGCGACATTGCCAACGTAACCACCGCCGTAGCCCGCGGCGACCTAAGCCAGAAGGTTTCGGTAGATGTAAAAGGCGAGCTGCTCGACCTCAAGGACAACATCAACCGGATGGTGGACTCGCTCAACATCTTCGCCGGCGAAGTAACCCGCGTGGCGCAGGAAGTGGGCACCGAGGGCAAGCTCGGCGGCCAAGCCGACGTGCCGAACGTGAGCGGCGTCTGGAAAGACCTGACTGACAACGTAAACACCATGGCCACCAACCTCACCACCCAGGTGCGGGGCATTGGCAAGGTGGTAACCGGTGTATCGCAGGGCGACCTGACCCAGAAGCTAACGCTGGAGGCCAAAGGCGAAGTAGCCGAGCTGGCCGACACCATCAACCGCATGGTGGACGACCTGAACCGCTTGGCGCAGGAAGTTAGCCGCGTGGCCAAAGTGGCCGGCGTGGAAGGCAAGCTGACCGAACGCGCCACGGTAGGCGGCGTGAGCGGCTCGTGGAAGGAAATCGTGGATACGCTCAACGACCTGCTCGAATCCATTGCCTCGCCGGTACTGGAAGTGAGCCGCGTAGTGCGGGCCATTTCCGAAGGCGACCTGACCCAGCAAGTGGAAATCCAGACGGCCGGCGACATCAAGTCGATGGCTGACGCCCTGAACCTGGCCGTGGACAACCTTAACGACCTGCTGGCCGAAATCAACGAGTCGTCGCAGGTGGTAGGCACGTCGTCGGAAGACATGGCGGCGAAAGGACAGGAGATGAGCCGGGTGACGGTTGACGTGGCCCTGGCCATGCAGCAAATGGCCGAAGGGGCCCAGAACCAAGCTCTCAAGACCGACCAGGCCTTCAAGCTGATCGAAGAAATCATGCAGGCCACCAAAGAAACCGCCGGCAAAGCCGATGTGGGCATCAAGGCGGCCATCCTGGGTGAGCAAACCTCGCAGCTCGGCCTTAAGACCGTGGCGGAAGTGGTGAAAAACATGGAGGAAATTTCGGCGGCAGCGGCCCAGACGGCCAAAACCATCGAAGTTCTGTCGGCCCGCTCCCAGGACATCAGCAAGTCGCTGAGCGTGATTACCGACATTGCCTCGCAAACCAACCTGCTGGCCCTGAACGCTGCCATTGAGGCCGCTCGGGCCGGTGAGGCCGGCCGCGGCTTTGCCGTGGTAGCCGAAGAAATCCGCAAGCTGGCCGAAGGATCCCGCCGCTCGGCCTCGGAAATCGGCACGCTGGTAGACGACGTGAAAAAGGATACTACCTCGGCCGCAACCGCCATCAGCACCATGGAAGGCCGGGTACTGAAAGGCAAGAATGCCACCTTCGAGGCCAGCTCAGCCTTTAAGAACATTGCTACCAGCTCGGGCGAAACCCTGCGCACCTCCCGCGACATTCTCACGGCCACCGAGATTCAAAAAACGTCCATCGGTGACGTGGTGAAGTACGTGGAAGAAGTGGTAGCCATTGCCGAGCAGACGGCCTCGGGCACGCAGCAGGTAGCCGGCACAGCCAAGCAGCTCTCTTCGAGCATGCACGAGCTGACCGTTTCCAGCCAGCGCCTCACCGACATTGCCGACGACCTGCAGCTGGGGCTGTCGAACTTCCAGCTGCTGGAGGAAATCGAGCCGGAACCGGAGCCGGAGCCTGTCCGTCACCGGTCGCGCCGCATGGCGCACCAGCCGGCTTCGGCCACGCCGGAGCGCGACCGGGCCACCGTGCGCCGCGCCGATGCGGCTACCGATGCCGCGCATGCCCAGGCCGTAGCCAACCGTCCGCTCACGACCACGCGCCGGGGCGACGCCCGCGCTACGGCTGCTGCCCCGGCACCCGTGCGCAAGCAAACCAATGCCGAGCAGGCCGAAGCGCAGCGTAGCCGCAAGGCCAGCCGCCGCAAAGCGGATGCGGCACCAGCAGCAGCAGCGACTTCTAACGGCAAGGCTCCTGCCGAGGTACCGGCTGCCAAGCCTGCGCGCGTCCGTAGCCGCAAAGAAGCGAAATAGCCACTTGAACTGTTAACTCCCGGAAGGGCTGATTTTTCTGTCGAAAGTCAGCCCCAACCAGGACCATCTTTGCCATATGGCCGAAGCTGAACAAGCCAGCGAGAAAAAAACGCCGAAGTCCGACCCCATCATCCAGCTCATCGTGTTTCGGCTCGGCAGCGAGGAGTATGGCCTGCGCATCGAGCAGGTGAAAGAGGTGACGCTGACGCCGGAAATTGCGCGCATGCCCAAAACCCCGCCTTTTGTGAAGGGCATTGCCAACCTGCGCGGCGACATCATTGCCATCATCGACTTGGAGCAGCGCTTTGGCCTGCGAAGCTTCGAGGAGGACCTGCCGGCCCTGTCCTACACCCTGGCTATCGAAGCCAAGGACTACACCATCGGTATTGTGGTGCGGGAGGTGCCTACGCCGCTGTCCATTCCGGTTTCCAGCATCGAAAAAGCCCCGGAATTCATCCAAGACATCAACATCAACGACAAATACATTGAGGGAATCGTGAAGGTAGACGGCCGCATCATCATTGTGCTCGACATGATGAAGCTGCTGACGCCCGCCGAGATTATGCAGCTGCAAACGCGCTAACATCTTTGCTGACGCTTAGCCGTACAAAGCTCGGCTTTCCCTTTTGCCCCCATTCTTCCCGTTTTCTGAATTGCTTCTTATGAAAAACCGCATTCTCATCGTCGACGACTCTTTTTACATGCGTACGATGCTCAAGAACATGCTCACCGATGCCGGCTACGAGGTAGTAGGAGAAGCCGCCAACGGCCAGCAGGCGCTTGAAATGGCGGCCGCCACCAAACCCGACCTGATTACGCTGGACGTAATTCTGCCCGATAACACCGGGCTGGACGTGCTGAAAGGCATCCGCCTGAATGACCCGGACGTGAAAGTGGTGATGTGCAGTGCTGTAGGGCAGGAGGTTATCGTGACCGAAGCGCTGGAAAGCGGGGCATCGGCCTATATCGTCAAGCCTTTCTCCGAAGAGAAGGTGCTGGAAATCGTAAGCACTGCCCTGCAGGCTGCCGAATAGTCTGATTACCGAATTGCCTTTTCTGGTGGGTATCTGGTAACCCCTAACCGTTGCCAGTTACCCATCTGCTTAGTTATTTCTCCGTGTCCAACCACTCTCTTACCTTCACCATTCTGCTAGGCACTCTGCCCACCGCTCTGCGGCTACGGCTGTTGCGCCTGTTTCAGGGCCAGCCTGACTGGCACGTGGTAAGTAGTGGAGAAGGGGATACGAACCTGCTGACAACGGCCCGCCGGCTACGCCCGGGCTTGATCATTGTAGCACAGGACCAGCTGCGCGATATTGAGCAGCTGCGCCGTTCGGCCAGCATACCAGTGCTGCTTTTTGGTGAAACGCCGCCGTTGCCGGGTATGCTGCGCGAAGTAGCTGCCTGGGGCGTATACGGCTACTTTCAGCCCGACTCCGGCCAGCCACTATGGGCGGCTGAGTTGCTGAGCAAAGTGCGCCAGGCAATGCCTGCCGCGCCGCGCCCACTAGCACAGCCCACGGCCTCCATTGCTGTGCCGGGTATTGCTACCGGGCTGGTGATAGTAGGTGGCTCCACGGGTGGCACGCTGGCTGTCGAACAGCTGGTGCGGGCTCTGCCTACCACGCTGGCCTGTGCGGTGCTGGTGGCGGTGCACCTGCCGGCCTCTTTTCTTACGTCTTTTGTCGACCGTTTGCGGCGCGCAACTGCCCTGCCGGTGGTAGCGGGCGGGGCCGGGGTACTGCTGCAGCCCGGGCAGATTGTAGTGGCCCCCGGGGGGCGCAATACACTGGTCAGGGCGGCCTCCAACAGTCCCTGGCAAGCGTGGCACACGGAATTCACTGCCGAGCCCAGCCCATCGGGCGACGAACCCTCGCTGGATGTGATAATGCGCTCGGCAGCGCGCACGGTGGGCCGCAATGTGCTCGGCGTGGTGCTCACGGGCCTGGGCCGCGACGGTACGCTGGGCGCCCAGGCTATCCGGCAGCATGGCGGCACGGTGCTGGTGCAGGATGAAGCTTCATCGGCCGTGTTTTCCATGCCGAAATCGGTGATTCAGGCCGGGTGGGCCAATGCTGTGCTTCCGCTTCATGAGCTGCCCAAAGCCATTGGGCGGCATGTGTCCCAGTTTAAGCAGGCCTCCGCGGAAGCGCGCCTGTCCCGTCTTACTTCAGCTCGCGCTTTTTAACCTATGAAATCACGCGAGCAGGAATACCGGGAAATTTACATGGCCGAGGCGCTGGAAGCCTACGATGGCATGAGCCGCCACATCAGTGAGCTGGAGCGCAACCCGCAGGATCAGCAGGCCCTGAACGAGCTGTTCCGGCTCATGCACAACCTCAAGTCCAACTCGCGGGCTATGGGATTTGTGCAGGTGGGGGAGGTGGCCCACAACATGGAAACCATCTTCGGCCTGATCCGCAGCAAGGACCGGGAGTTTAGCGGCAGCTTGGCCACCGTGCTCTTTATGGGCGTTGATGTGCTGGGGGCTATGATCCGGGCGGTGGAAGACGAGTCGGCCATGCCCGACAGCGCGGCGCTGCTGGACAATCTGGACCGGCTTGTGAACGGCGAAGAGCCCATTCTGGCCGAAGAAGAGCAGGACGACGAGGATGCTAACCGTAAGCTGGAGCTGTCGGACCTGGTGTATATCCAGATCAAGAAGCTGGACCACCTGCTCAATCTGGTAGGGGAGCTGATTATCGACCGGGACCGGATTCTGACGCTGAGCCAGGAAATCGGGCATCCGGCGCTGCAAAGCACCGCCGCCCACCTGTTCCGTATCACCGACGAGCTGCAGTATTCCGTGATGGATGCGCGCCTAGTAAACGTGGGCTCGTTGCTGAACAAGTTTCCGAGGGTGGTGCGCGACGTGGCTACCACCGAGCAGAAACAGGTAGAGCTGACGCTCAGCGGCCAGGACATCCAGATTGACCGCAACATCCTGCAAATCATTACCGATGCGCTGCTGCACTTGGTGCGCAATGCCATTGGCCACGGCCTCGAAACCCCGGCCGACCGTGAAAAGGCCGGCAAGCCCGCCCAGGGCAATCTGGTGCTTTCGGCGCAGACCGAGCGCGACGACGTGCTGATTCGGGTGGCCGACGACGGCCGTGGTATTGATGTGGAAAGTGTGCGCCGCAAGGCCGTGGAGCGTGGTTTGGTCGGCAAAGAGTCTGCCCGCTACCTCGATGATGCCGCCGTGCGGGCCTTCCTGTTTGAGCCGGGCTTCTCGATGGCCAAAGAGGTAACCGAAATTTCCGGCCGGGGCGTGGGCCTCGACGTAGTGAAACTCGCCATCGACTCTTTGGGCGGGCAGCTGCGGGTAGATTCGGTGCTTGGGCAGGGCACCACGTTTACGCTGGTGCTGCCGACCTCTATTGCCGTAAAGGGCGCGCTGCTTTTCGAGTTGGATGCCCGTAACTACGCCATCCCGCTCATGCACACCGACTCGGTGGTATCGTTGATGCCGGACGTGCTGCACGTGGTGGGGGGCGTGCTGATGGCGGAAGTACAGGGTGAAAACGTGCCGGTAGTGAGCCTGCGGCGCCTGCTGCACAACGGCGACGGCCCGCTGCCACCGGCTAACCGCTCCGAGCTCGAAGGCCGCCAGGACATCATCATCATTGCCTACAACAACCGCAAACTGGGCCTGATCGTCGACCGGTTTCTGCGTCAGCAGAATATCGTCATCAAGCCCATGAGCAAACCTCTGGATACCATTGAATTGTTCGGCGGCGTCACCTTGCTCGGAAGCGGGCAGGTGTGTCTGGTGCTGGACGTTCCGGCTTTAACTCGTCTGTTTCTAGCCCGACGAGTCTGAAAATACGTAATGCTGACTCCGAAGCAGCCGCTCCGCGGTAAACTTTGGCCAACTGACTGAACCATATGGACTTGCACATGACAGAGATGGAGCGCGACGTCGTCCGTGAGATTCTGAACATAGGACTGGCCCGCGCTGCCGACTCGTTTGCGATAATTGCTCAGGAAAAAGTACTGCTGGAAGTTCCCAGCCTTGATCTGATGCCCGGTAACGGCATGCTGGACATGGTGCGGGAAATCCAGAAAACCAACGTGCCCATCCTGTCTGATATTCGCGGCGACTTCAACGGGACCACGCTGATGTTCTTTTCCGGACAGCATGTGCAACGGTTATCTAAAGTCTGCCTGCGGATGAATACTACTGCCTCGACAGATATCGACGAGATGCAGGAGTCGTTGCTGCTAGAAATCAGCAATATCATCACCGGGGCATTGGTAACGCAGCTGGCCAACATCCTGAAGGCCCAGATTTACGGCGCGCCACCATCCGCGCCCCACGGCGACATGGCCGACGCCCTGCAAAACCTGCTGGAAACGCATCCGCCGGTGCAGCCCATGATTTTCTCGGTTATCACGCAGTTCTCCGACAAAGAAAACTCGGTGGAGCTGCCGCTGATGCTGTTCTTCGACCGGCCGACGTTTATGAAGATCCTGGAAATCATCCGCACGTACGACTTTCTGGGTGGCACGCCGGCTTAGCTGACTCCGATTTCCCTGTTTTGTAACCACTCTGTAGGTCGCCGTTTGGTGGCCCTTACGGAGTGGTTATTTATTTTCGCCCATCTTTTCCCTGTTTCCCCAGTAGTATGGCCCATTCGACCCCAACCAGTCTTGAGAAAAAACTTGCCTCCTTCGACCCCAATGCTCTTGGCGATGCGCAGGGTGGCGTGTATGGCCTGCCATTCAGCATAGAAGAGGCCCAAGTGGTGATTGTGCCCGTGCCGTGGGAAGTGACCGTGTCGTATCGCGCAGGCACGGCCGAAGGTCCAGAAGCTATCCGCGACGCTTCGCTGCAGGTAGACTTGTTCGATCCGGACCTGCCCGAAGCCTGGCGCATGGGCTTGGCGATGGAAGAAAACGACGAAAAAGTAGCGGCCGAAAGCCAGGAACTGCGCCCCCGCGCCGAAGCCTACATCGGCTGGCTGGAAGAGGGCGAGCCGGAAGCAGACCACGCCAAGTATTCGACGGCTCCGGCCCACATCAACCAGCGCGGCGAAGCGTTGCTGCAGTATCTCAAGCAGAAAACCGGTGCCTACCTTGACGCCGGCAAAGGCGTGGTCCTGCTCGGCGGCGACCATAGCACGCCCCTGGGCTACCTGCACGCGCTGGCCGAGCGCCATGAGGAGTTCGGCATTCTGCAGATTGATGCGCACTGCGACCTGCGCCCCGCCTACGAGGGGTTTGAGTTTTCGCACGCTTCCATCATGTACAATGCCCTGAAGCTGCCGCAGGTGAAGAAGCTGGTGCAGGTAGGCATCCGCGACCTGTGCCAGCAGGAAGCCGAAATGGTGGAGCAGAGCAAGGGCCGCATCACCATGTTCCACAACCGGTTTCTGAGCGACGAGCGGTTCGCCAAGAAGTCGTGGAAGAAGGTGTGCGGCAAAATCATCGCGCAG from Hymenobacter canadensis harbors:
- a CDS encoding methyl-accepting chemotaxis protein — protein: MASGKTPSPARRSAASAPADSSSAPAVTAVAAAKPANGKLAAVGDAARRSGSAKGSNLRGTGTLENTDYVNEQLNRVLYALDAFKKGDVSVRLTKQNDDIFAEIAEAYNSMVEMIGGVGGEVSRISKVAGVEGNLKARASAENAAGFWRDMINNINGLVDSIAVPVLEVGKVLKNISKGNLDETFQIPVSGDFKVMAETINKTIDNLNLFAGEVTRVAQEVGTEGKLGGQASVPNVGGIWKDLTDNVNYMASNLTSQVRDIANVATAVAKGDLTQKITVDVKGELLQLKQNLNQMVDSLNLFAGEVTRVAQEVGTEGKLGGQALVPNVSGVWKDLTDNVNNMASNLTLQVRDIANVATAVAKGDLSQKITVDVKGELLQLKQNLNQMVDSLNLFAGEVTRVALEVGTEGKLGGQADVPNVAGVWKELTDNVNNMASNLTLQVRDIANVATAVAKGDLSQKITVDVKGELLQLKQNLNQMVDSLNLFAGEVTRVALEVGTEGKLGGQALVPNVAGVWKELTDNVNYMASNLTLQVRDIANVATAVARGDLSQKMAVDVKGEILELKNILNQMVDSLNIFGDEVTRVAREVGTEGKLGGQASVPRVSGTWKDLTDNVNYMASNLTSQVRDIANVASAVAKGDLTQKMTVDVKGEILDLKNILNQMVDSLNIFAGEVTRVAREVGTEGILGGQASVPNVSGTWKDLTDNVNTMASNLTSQVRDIANVATAVAKGDLSQKVTVNVRGELLQLKENLNQMVDSLNTFGDEVTRVAREVGTEGKLGGQADVPNVRGTWKDLTDNVNFMAASLTSQVRDIANVTTAVARGDLSQKVSVDVKGELLDLKDNINRMVDSLNIFAGEVTRVAQEVGTEGKLGGQADVPNVSGVWKDLTDNVNTMATNLTTQVRGIGKVVTGVSQGDLTQKLTLEAKGEVAELADTINRMVDDLNRLAQEVSRVAKVAGVEGKLTERATVGGVSGSWKEIVDTLNDLLESIASPVLEVSRVVRAISEGDLTQQVEIQTAGDIKSMADALNLAVDNLNDLLAEINESSQVVGTSSEDMAAKGQEMSRVTVDVALAMQQMAEGAQNQALKTDQAFKLIEEIMQATKETAGKADVGIKAAILGEQTSQLGLKTVAEVVKNMEEISAAAAQTAKTIEVLSARSQDISKSLSVITDIASQTNLLALNAAIEAARAGEAGRGFAVVAEEIRKLAEGSRRSASEIGTLVDDVKKDTTSAATAISTMEGRVLKGKNATFEASSAFKNIATSSGETLRTSRDILTATEIQKTSIGDVVKYVEEVVAIAEQTASGTQQVAGTAKQLSSSMHELTVSSQRLTDIADDLQLGLSNFQLLEEIEPEPEPEPVRHRSRRMAHQPASATPERDRATVRRADAATDAAHAQAVANRPLTTTRRGDARATAAAPAPVRKQTNAEQAEAQRSRKASRRKADAAPAAAATSNGKAPAEVPAAKPARVRSRKEAK
- a CDS encoding chemotaxis protein CheW, translated to MAEAEQASEKKTPKSDPIIQLIVFRLGSEEYGLRIEQVKEVTLTPEIARMPKTPPFVKGIANLRGDIIAIIDLEQRFGLRSFEEDLPALSYTLAIEAKDYTIGIVVREVPTPLSIPVSSIEKAPEFIQDININDKYIEGIVKVDGRIIIVLDMMKLLTPAEIMQLQTR
- a CDS encoding response regulator, coding for MKNRILIVDDSFYMRTMLKNMLTDAGYEVVGEAANGQQALEMAAATKPDLITLDVILPDNTGLDVLKGIRLNDPDVKVVMCSAVGQEVIVTEALESGASAYIVKPFSEEKVLEIVSTALQAAE
- a CDS encoding CheB methylesterase domain-containing protein, whose translation is MSNHSLTFTILLGTLPTALRLRLLRLFQGQPDWHVVSSGEGDTNLLTTARRLRPGLIIVAQDQLRDIEQLRRSASIPVLLFGETPPLPGMLREVAAWGVYGYFQPDSGQPLWAAELLSKVRQAMPAAPRPLAQPTASIAVPGIATGLVIVGGSTGGTLAVEQLVRALPTTLACAVLVAVHLPASFLTSFVDRLRRATALPVVAGGAGVLLQPGQIVVAPGGRNTLVRAASNSPWQAWHTEFTAEPSPSGDEPSLDVIMRSAARTVGRNVLGVVLTGLGRDGTLGAQAIRQHGGTVLVQDEASSAVFSMPKSVIQAGWANAVLPLHELPKAIGRHVSQFKQASAEARLSRLTSARAF
- a CDS encoding chemotaxis protein CheA is translated as MKSREQEYREIYMAEALEAYDGMSRHISELERNPQDQQALNELFRLMHNLKSNSRAMGFVQVGEVAHNMETIFGLIRSKDREFSGSLATVLFMGVDVLGAMIRAVEDESAMPDSAALLDNLDRLVNGEEPILAEEEQDDEDANRKLELSDLVYIQIKKLDHLLNLVGELIIDRDRILTLSQEIGHPALQSTAAHLFRITDELQYSVMDARLVNVGSLLNKFPRVVRDVATTEQKQVELTLSGQDIQIDRNILQIITDALLHLVRNAIGHGLETPADREKAGKPAQGNLVLSAQTERDDVLIRVADDGRGIDVESVRRKAVERGLVGKESARYLDDAAVRAFLFEPGFSMAKEVTEISGRGVGLDVVKLAIDSLGGQLRVDSVLGQGTTFTLVLPTSIAVKGALLFELDARNYAIPLMHTDSVVSLMPDVLHVVGGVLMAEVQGENVPVVSLRRLLHNGDGPLPPANRSELEGRQDIIIIAYNNRKLGLIVDRFLRQQNIVIKPMSKPLDTIELFGGVTLLGSGQVCLVLDVPALTRLFLARRV
- a CDS encoding chemotaxis protein CheC gives rise to the protein MDLHMTEMERDVVREILNIGLARAADSFAIIAQEKVLLEVPSLDLMPGNGMLDMVREIQKTNVPILSDIRGDFNGTTLMFFSGQHVQRLSKVCLRMNTTASTDIDEMQESLLLEISNIITGALVTQLANILKAQIYGAPPSAPHGDMADALQNLLETHPPVQPMIFSVITQFSDKENSVELPLMLFFDRPTFMKILEIIRTYDFLGGTPA
- a CDS encoding agmatinase family protein, translating into MAHSTPTSLEKKLASFDPNALGDAQGGVYGLPFSIEEAQVVIVPVPWEVTVSYRAGTAEGPEAIRDASLQVDLFDPDLPEAWRMGLAMEENDEKVAAESQELRPRAEAYIGWLEEGEPEADHAKYSTAPAHINQRGEALLQYLKQKTGAYLDAGKGVVLLGGDHSTPLGYLHALAERHEEFGILQIDAHCDLRPAYEGFEFSHASIMYNALKLPQVKKLVQVGIRDLCQQEAEMVEQSKGRITMFHNRFLSDERFAKKSWKKVCGKIIAQLPQKVYLSFDIDGLDPKLCPGTGTPVPGGLEFEEALYLIRAVVRSGRTIIGCDLNEVGPGDTEWNAIVGARLLYSMANWMGVSQGRLQDRGADK